The Zestosphaera sp. genome has a segment encoding these proteins:
- a CDS encoding ABC transporter ATP-binding protein translates to MSSSRAVLEVNNLKVYYRTLAGLVRAVDDVSLSVGEGEVLGLAGESGCGKSTLGYALLGLVPPPGRIEGGRIVIDGIEITKLSEGDLRKVRWNKVSMIFQGAMNVLNPVYTIEKQLTEVLAVHKGLTQGEAIKVVIGALKQVGLNPELMKRYPHELSGGMKQRVVIAMALLLKPKLVIADEPTTALDVVIQAQIMNLLKKIKSEEKTSMIFITHDLSLIAEISDRIAIMYAGKIAEIGPSEEIFNDPKHPYTQGLLKSIPRLRSKEKITWIPGVPPDLRRPPTGCRFNPRCPYVMEVCRREEPPMIRLGENHYVSCWLHARG, encoded by the coding sequence GCTGTTGATGACGTCTCGTTAAGTGTTGGTGAGGGCGAGGTTCTCGGCCTGGCTGGCGAGTCCGGGTGTGGTAAGTCTACTCTAGGTTATGCTCTACTCGGTCTAGTTCCTCCGCCAGGCAGGATTGAGGGTGGTAGGATAGTCATTGACGGCATAGAGATTACTAAGCTCAGTGAGGGTGATTTAAGGAAAGTTAGGTGGAATAAAGTTAGTATGATATTTCAGGGAGCTATGAACGTTCTTAACCCAGTCTACACTATTGAGAAGCAATTAACTGAGGTGCTCGCAGTACATAAGGGGTTAACACAGGGAGAGGCTATCAAGGTAGTTATTGGCGCGCTTAAGCAGGTAGGTCTGAACCCTGAGTTAATGAAGAGATACCCGCATGAGTTGAGTGGCGGGATGAAGCAGAGAGTAGTGATAGCGATGGCTCTGCTACTCAAGCCTAAGCTAGTTATTGCTGACGAACCAACCACGGCTTTAGACGTAGTTATTCAAGCGCAGATCATGAACTTACTGAAGAAGATTAAGTCGGAAGAGAAGACTTCGATGATCTTCATAACTCACGACCTGAGCTTAATAGCTGAGATTTCTGATAGGATAGCTATCATGTACGCAGGTAAAATAGCTGAGATAGGGCCTTCAGAAGAGATATTTAACGATCCTAAACACCCCTACACGCAGGGGTTGCTTAAGAGCATACCTCGTTTAAGATCAAAGGAGAAAATAACGTGGATACCGGGTGTTCCTCCAGACCTCAGGAGACCCCCAACAGGGTGCAGGTTTAACCCTAGATGTCCTTACGTGATGGAAGTGTGTAGGCGTGAAGAACCGCCGATGATACGGTTAGGCGAGAACCACTACGTGTCTTGCTGGCTACACGCTAGAGGTTAA